Proteins found in one Herbiconiux sp. A18JL235 genomic segment:
- a CDS encoding aldo/keto reductase family oxidoreductase, with the protein MKSFTLPGTDITAPNIVLGLMRIAEKTDDEVRELVHTARDAGIDFVDHADVYGNPVLHGCERRFAEAMQLTPSERDAVTIQTKAGIVPDGPYFDFSYEHLIESVEGSLEALQTDRIDILLLHRPDALVEPDEVARAFDELHESGKVRAFGVSNHTPRQIELLKRSVRQPIVANQLQLSITHSPIIAQGVSSNMAGAEQSITLDGGGILDYCRLNDITVQAWSPFQAGFFDGVFLDAERFPELNAVIDRLAAKYDVPPIAIATAWITRHPAQMQVVLGTTTPQRVTDAAQGSDIPLTRAEWYELFRTAGHIVP; encoded by the coding sequence ATGAAGAGCTTCACCCTCCCCGGAACCGACATCACCGCCCCCAACATCGTGCTCGGCCTCATGCGCATCGCCGAGAAGACCGACGACGAGGTGCGCGAGCTGGTGCACACCGCCCGCGACGCGGGCATCGACTTCGTCGACCACGCCGACGTGTACGGCAACCCTGTTCTGCACGGCTGCGAGCGCCGCTTCGCCGAAGCCATGCAGCTCACGCCCTCCGAGCGCGACGCCGTCACCATCCAGACCAAGGCCGGCATCGTGCCCGACGGCCCCTACTTCGACTTCTCCTACGAGCACCTGATCGAGTCGGTCGAGGGCTCGCTCGAGGCGCTGCAGACCGACCGCATCGACATTCTGCTGCTGCACCGCCCCGACGCCCTGGTCGAGCCCGACGAGGTCGCCCGTGCCTTCGACGAGCTGCACGAGTCGGGCAAGGTACGCGCCTTCGGCGTCTCGAACCACACTCCGCGCCAGATCGAATTGCTGAAGCGCTCGGTGCGCCAGCCCATCGTCGCCAATCAGCTGCAGCTGTCGATCACCCACTCGCCGATCATCGCCCAGGGCGTCTCGTCGAACATGGCGGGCGCCGAGCAGTCGATCACGCTCGATGGCGGCGGCATCCTCGACTACTGCCGCCTCAACGACATCACCGTGCAGGCGTGGTCGCCGTTCCAGGCGGGGTTCTTCGACGGCGTCTTCCTCGACGCCGAGCGCTTCCCCGAACTCAACGCCGTCATCGACCGCCTCGCCGCGAAGTACGACGTGCCGCCCATCGCCATCGCCACGGCGTGGATCACCCGCCACCCCGCGCAGATGCAGGTCGTGCTCGGCACCACCACCCCGCAGCGGGTGACGGATGCGGCCCAGGGCTCCGACATCCCCCTCACCCGCGCCGAGTGGTACGAGCTGTTCCGCACCGCGGGGCACATCGTCCCGTAG
- a CDS encoding XRE family transcriptional regulator has translation MSTSLSDVVARRPVDRASVEAIKERMLDEVRAYRLRELRKAMGLTQTALAQSLDVSQNRVSRLEHGDLQTTQIATLRRCVEALGGHLHIEVEIDDRRIQIA, from the coding sequence ATGAGCACCTCCCTCTCTGACGTCGTCGCCCGCCGGCCGGTCGACCGCGCATCCGTCGAGGCGATCAAGGAGCGGATGCTCGACGAGGTTCGCGCGTACCGCCTCCGCGAACTCCGCAAGGCCATGGGTCTCACCCAGACCGCACTGGCGCAGAGCCTCGACGTCAGCCAGAACCGGGTGTCGCGGCTGGAGCATGGCGACCTCCAGACGACTCAGATCGCGACCCTGCGCCGTTGTGTGGAGGCGCTCGGCGGCCATCTGCACATCGAGGTCGAGATCGACGATCGGCGCATCCAGATCGCGTGA
- a CDS encoding RtcB family protein, producing the protein MKEISTRLLSWASILDAKAEAQARTTSTMPFVFPHVALMPDAHLGLGATVGSVIPTLGAVMPAAVGVDIGCGMIAVRTQFRLEDATGEARELRVLREQIERAIPVSAGAHNNRIVATAEPRVAELEALAEEAGFDPGQALGRWREQLGTLGSGNHFIEVSVDESDRLWLFLHSGSRGVGNRIAQRHIKVAQRAMATWWIELPDPDLAYLVEGTPEFDRYIAELRWAQHYALLNREEMMDRVARQFGDWMGAPVIEEERINCHHNFTQKETHWGKSVWLSRKGAISARAGELGLIPGSMGTASYVVEGLGNAAALHSSPHGAGREYSRSAARKTFTHEQLREAMAGIEYRDTDAFLDEIPAAYKPIDQIMADAADLVTIRHRLRQIVNVKGD; encoded by the coding sequence ATGAAAGAGATCTCCACGCGCCTGCTCAGCTGGGCCAGCATCCTCGATGCGAAGGCCGAAGCGCAGGCGCGCACCACCTCGACGATGCCGTTCGTGTTCCCGCACGTCGCGCTGATGCCCGACGCCCACCTCGGGCTCGGGGCCACCGTCGGGTCGGTCATACCCACCCTCGGGGCAGTGATGCCCGCCGCGGTGGGCGTCGACATCGGATGCGGCATGATCGCCGTGCGCACCCAGTTCCGCCTCGAAGACGCCACCGGCGAAGCGCGGGAGCTGCGGGTGCTGCGTGAGCAGATCGAGCGGGCCATCCCCGTCTCGGCCGGTGCGCACAACAACCGCATCGTCGCCACCGCTGAACCGCGCGTCGCGGAGCTCGAGGCGCTCGCCGAGGAGGCGGGCTTCGACCCCGGCCAGGCGCTCGGGCGCTGGCGCGAGCAGCTCGGCACGCTCGGCAGCGGCAACCACTTCATCGAAGTGAGCGTCGACGAGTCGGATCGGCTGTGGCTGTTCCTGCACTCCGGCAGCAGGGGTGTGGGCAACCGCATCGCGCAGCGCCACATCAAGGTCGCCCAGAGGGCGATGGCGACGTGGTGGATCGAGCTGCCCGACCCCGACCTCGCCTACCTCGTCGAGGGCACGCCCGAGTTCGACCGGTACATCGCCGAACTGCGGTGGGCGCAGCACTACGCGCTGCTCAACCGTGAGGAGATGATGGACAGGGTCGCGCGCCAGTTCGGTGACTGGATGGGCGCCCCCGTCATCGAGGAGGAGCGCATCAACTGCCACCACAACTTCACCCAGAAGGAGACCCACTGGGGCAAGAGCGTGTGGCTGTCGAGGAAGGGCGCCATCTCGGCGCGGGCCGGCGAGCTGGGGCTCATTCCCGGATCGATGGGTACGGCGTCGTACGTGGTGGAGGGGCTCGGCAACGCGGCGGCGCTGCACTCCTCGCCGCACGGCGCGGGGCGCGAGTACTCGCGGAGCGCCGCCCGCAAGACCTTCACGCACGAGCAGTTGCGTGAGGCGATGGCGGGCATCGAGTACCGCGACACCGACGCGTTCCTCGACGAGATCCCTGCGGCGTACAAGCCGATCGACCAGATCATGGCCGATGCCGCCGACCTCGTCACGATCCGCCACCGCCTCCGCCAGATCGTCAACGTGAAGGGCGACTGA
- a CDS encoding 3-hydroxyacyl-CoA dehydrogenase: MDGVTPPPAPGPAPAATDVRGTRERTVAIAGAGSIGVAFAVLFAGAGFAVRVWDAFPEAFERARGELAERLELLAAHGLLGDESSHTIAGRVSFEADLGTAVADVELVQECAPERLELKRELFAAVAEAAPASAVLASSSSAIVPSSIAGDDPALAERVIVAHPGNPPYLLSVIELVPTPATDPELLERAADLYRAAGLRPVFVRKEVEGFLFNRLQGAVLREAYALVRDGVATVDDIDEVVRSGLGRRWSFIGPFETVDLNTRGGLESHAEKMGPAYERMGAERGQHDPWTPDLVASAVAQRRATLPLESWPDRVRWRDEQLMRLKPLWDSMR, translated from the coding sequence GTGGACGGTGTGACGCCGCCCCCGGCGCCCGGGCCGGCGCCCGCGGCAACGGATGTGCGAGGCACGCGGGAGCGCACGGTCGCCATCGCCGGGGCCGGGTCGATCGGGGTGGCGTTCGCTGTGCTGTTCGCGGGGGCCGGGTTCGCGGTGCGGGTGTGGGATGCGTTTCCCGAGGCGTTCGAGCGGGCGCGCGGTGAGCTCGCCGAGCGGCTCGAGCTGCTGGCCGCACATGGGCTGCTGGGCGACGAGTCCTCACACACCATCGCTGGTCGCGTGTCGTTCGAGGCCGATCTGGGGACAGCCGTGGCCGATGTCGAGCTTGTGCAGGAGTGCGCCCCGGAGCGGCTGGAGCTGAAGCGCGAGCTGTTCGCGGCCGTCGCCGAGGCGGCCCCTGCATCCGCTGTGCTGGCGAGTTCGAGCTCGGCGATCGTGCCGAGCAGCATCGCGGGCGACGACCCGGCGCTGGCGGAGCGGGTGATCGTCGCGCACCCGGGCAACCCGCCGTACCTGCTCTCGGTGATCGAGCTCGTGCCCACCCCCGCGACCGACCCCGAACTTCTCGAGCGTGCCGCCGACCTCTACCGCGCCGCCGGGCTGCGCCCGGTGTTCGTGCGCAAGGAGGTGGAGGGCTTCCTCTTCAACCGCCTGCAGGGCGCGGTGCTGCGCGAGGCGTACGCGCTCGTGCGCGACGGTGTGGCGACGGTCGACGACATCGATGAGGTGGTGCGCAGCGGCCTCGGCCGCCGGTGGAGCTTCATCGGCCCGTTCGAGACCGTCGACCTCAACACCCGCGGCGGACTCGAGTCGCACGCCGAGAAGATGGGCCCCGCCTACGAGCGCATGGGCGCCGAACGCGGCCAGCACGACCCCTGGACTCCCGACCTCGTCGCATCCGCCGTCGCCCAGCGCCGCGCCACCCTCCCCCTCGAGTCATGGCCCGACCGCGTCCGCTGGCGCGACGAGCAGCTCATGCGCCTCAAACCCCTCTGGGACTCGATGCGCTGA
- a CDS encoding sigma-54-dependent Fis family transcriptional regulator, producing the protein MPIPFDPNRVQKVKDDFLAADALTKTLNPELLKSWQRSKDAIGVPANIRDVPRVSDEMLDAHLLDMFQAPLARVSDDLDGTGMGLLLADSQGRILQRWSHDHNALDHLDRLGTVRGAVLAEDVVGTNGVGTVAATGRSVQISGAEHFADFYSQAVCTGSPVRHPITGKLLAVVTVSSDLSERSGLLRPLVTSVTMQLEQQVLDVEQPAARMMFSSFLETVRAHTGPVLAFGPQGLVMQSQKAGRLTVADLNLIQQHCAGERRSGRLALELSTGTVELQVTALGDDAGVVVALERDRRTATTSIGPARPQLVGRTPEWLQVVHQVARHREARRPLVIAGEPGTGRTSLALGLPFRPGTPVAQGLVTDAAERHVVGSRKWLQKLSEKLTASAPVIVRGIETLDPHTVDGVRSLVESSTGRGPVLLTLAASSPEEAEGVAARLGMGSLWVPPLRERTADIPALWHVFAEQVAHGAGLELRADALELLQGYAWPGNLKELRGVLEQLALTGKRGAVLPADLPASMQGARALSMIERVELEAIRKALHEADGNRSKAAEILGLSRATVYRKMKAYRMTA; encoded by the coding sequence GTGCCAATCCCGTTCGACCCGAACCGCGTGCAGAAGGTCAAAGACGACTTCCTCGCCGCAGACGCCCTCACCAAGACGCTGAACCCCGAACTGCTGAAGTCGTGGCAGCGCTCGAAAGACGCCATCGGCGTTCCCGCCAACATCCGCGACGTGCCCCGCGTCTCCGACGAGATGCTCGACGCGCACCTGCTCGACATGTTCCAGGCGCCGCTCGCGCGCGTCTCCGACGACCTCGACGGCACCGGGATGGGCCTGCTGCTCGCCGACTCGCAGGGCCGCATCCTGCAGCGCTGGTCGCACGACCACAACGCCCTCGACCACCTCGACCGTCTCGGCACGGTGCGTGGCGCGGTGCTCGCCGAAGACGTGGTGGGCACGAACGGCGTCGGCACCGTGGCGGCCACGGGGCGCAGCGTGCAGATCTCGGGCGCCGAGCACTTCGCCGACTTCTACAGCCAGGCGGTGTGCACGGGGTCGCCGGTGCGGCATCCGATCACCGGCAAGCTGCTCGCCGTCGTCACCGTGTCGAGCGACCTCTCCGAGCGCAGCGGTCTGCTGCGGCCGCTCGTGACATCGGTGACGATGCAGCTCGAGCAGCAGGTGCTCGACGTGGAGCAGCCGGCGGCACGGATGATGTTCTCCAGCTTCCTCGAGACGGTGCGGGCCCACACGGGGCCGGTGCTGGCCTTCGGGCCGCAGGGGCTCGTGATGCAGAGCCAGAAGGCGGGTCGGCTCACCGTCGCCGATCTCAATCTCATCCAGCAGCACTGCGCGGGGGAGCGGCGCTCGGGTCGCCTCGCGCTCGAGCTCTCCACGGGAACCGTCGAGCTGCAGGTGACGGCGCTCGGCGACGACGCCGGTGTCGTGGTGGCGCTCGAGCGCGACCGGCGCACCGCGACGACGAGCATCGGGCCGGCGCGCCCGCAGCTCGTGGGGCGCACGCCCGAGTGGCTGCAGGTGGTGCACCAGGTGGCGCGCCACCGAGAGGCGCGGCGCCCGCTCGTGATCGCAGGCGAACCAGGAACCGGGCGCACCTCGCTCGCGCTCGGGCTGCCGTTCCGACCGGGAACGCCCGTGGCGCAGGGGCTGGTGACGGATGCCGCGGAGCGGCACGTCGTCGGTTCACGCAAGTGGCTGCAGAAACTCTCGGAGAAGCTCACCGCGTCGGCCCCCGTCATCGTGCGGGGCATCGAGACCCTCGATCCGCACACCGTCGACGGGGTGCGGTCGCTGGTGGAGAGCAGCACGGGCCGCGGCCCGGTGCTGCTCACGCTCGCGGCGAGCTCGCCCGAGGAGGCGGAGGGCGTCGCGGCGCGGCTCGGAATGGGCTCGCTGTGGGTGCCGCCGCTGAGGGAGCGCACTGCCGACATCCCGGCGCTGTGGCACGTGTTCGCGGAGCAGGTGGCTCACGGGGCGGGCCTCGAGCTGCGTGCCGACGCGCTCGAGCTGCTGCAGGGCTACGCATGGCCGGGCAACCTGAAGGAGCTGCGTGGCGTGCTCGAGCAGCTCGCCCTCACGGGCAAGCGCGGCGCCGTGCTGCCGGCCGACCTGCCCGCCTCGATGCAGGGGGCGCGGGCGCTGTCGATGATCGAGCGGGTCGAGCTCGAGGCCATCCGCAAGGCGCTTCACGAGGCCGACGGCAACCGGTCGAAGGCCGCCGAGATCCTCGGGCTGTCCCGCGCCACGGTCTACCGCAAGATGAAGGCCTACCGCATGACGGCCTGA
- a CDS encoding iron-containing alcohol dehydrogenase, whose amino-acid sequence MSTTTASGVSAEAAAPAPASAATALGILRQPKTVLFGAGQRRQLPYIVRAIAKHLLVTTDARMATTPEFLDIISAVEAAGVQVSIYAEAEPDLPREDVVAVVERFGHTEVDAILGIGGGSCMDLAKVVSIVLANGGDVRDYYGEFLVPGPGVPVVTVPTTGGTGAEVTCISVVFDRDRGMKVGVASPFLEAHTAVIDPELTVSCPPGLTAATGADALSHLVEAFTGRVKNPSPDDLDTKLYAGKNRLTDVFARQGLELLNTSLEAVVADPSDLAARSDTMLAAYCAGMSINTAGTAGAHAVQGAIGNLTHTPHGFGISALLPSIMRFNLPERVAEFAEIGRILGVADPASPLEEQAHAGILRIEALLEALGAPLDLKTLGLSPDDFGFVADQALLATRLTANNPRELTRDDVLAILEHAYAGDRSWWTV is encoded by the coding sequence ATGAGCACCACCACCGCATCCGGGGTCTCGGCGGAAGCCGCCGCCCCCGCGCCCGCCTCCGCCGCCACTGCGCTCGGCATCCTGCGCCAACCGAAGACCGTGCTCTTCGGCGCCGGTCAGCGCCGGCAGCTGCCCTACATCGTGCGGGCCATCGCGAAGCACCTGCTGGTGACGACGGATGCGCGCATGGCCACGACCCCCGAGTTCCTCGACATCATCTCCGCCGTCGAGGCAGCGGGCGTGCAGGTGTCGATCTACGCCGAGGCCGAGCCCGACCTTCCGCGCGAAGACGTCGTGGCCGTGGTCGAGCGCTTCGGGCACACGGAGGTCGACGCGATCCTCGGCATCGGCGGCGGCTCGTGCATGGATCTGGCGAAGGTCGTCTCGATCGTGCTCGCCAACGGCGGAGACGTGCGCGACTACTACGGCGAGTTCTTGGTGCCCGGGCCCGGTGTGCCGGTCGTCACGGTGCCGACCACGGGCGGTACGGGCGCCGAGGTCACCTGCATCTCGGTGGTGTTCGACCGCGACCGCGGTATGAAGGTGGGGGTGGCGAGCCCGTTCCTCGAGGCGCACACCGCCGTCATCGACCCCGAGCTCACCGTGAGCTGCCCGCCCGGGCTCACCGCGGCGACGGGGGCGGATGCGCTCTCCCACCTCGTCGAGGCGTTCACCGGCCGGGTGAAGAACCCGAGCCCCGACGACCTCGACACGAAGCTCTACGCTGGCAAGAACCGGTTGACGGATGTGTTCGCACGGCAGGGGCTCGAGCTGCTGAACACCTCGCTCGAGGCCGTGGTCGCCGACCCGTCAGACCTGGCGGCCCGCTCCGACACCATGCTCGCGGCGTACTGCGCCGGCATGTCGATCAATACCGCGGGCACGGCCGGGGCGCACGCGGTGCAGGGGGCCATCGGCAACCTCACCCACACGCCGCACGGGTTCGGCATCAGTGCGCTGCTGCCGTCGATCATGCGGTTCAACCTGCCCGAGCGCGTGGCGGAGTTCGCCGAGATCGGGCGGATCCTCGGCGTCGCCGACCCCGCGTCCCCGCTGGAGGAGCAGGCGCACGCCGGTATCCTGCGCATCGAGGCGCTGCTCGAGGCACTCGGGGCGCCGCTCGACCTGAAGACGCTCGGGCTCTCCCCCGACGACTTCGGCTTCGTCGCCGACCAGGCACTGCTCGCCACCCGCCTCACCGCCAACAACCCGCGCGAGCTCACCCGCGACGACGTGCTCGCCATCCTCGAGCACGCCTACGCCGGCGACCGTTCCTGGTGGACGGTGTGA
- a CDS encoding multidrug transporter has product MSDEDFEAKRHDQLTSAPNATEEDAAPRIDVSETADGHKRIDVRDDAVVRPGGDPEIIDPEAAAEAAAD; this is encoded by the coding sequence ATGAGCGACGAGGACTTCGAGGCGAAGCGGCACGATCAGTTGACATCGGCGCCGAACGCGACCGAGGAGGATGCGGCGCCCCGCATCGACGTGAGCGAGACGGCCGACGGTCACAAGCGCATCGACGTGCGCGACGACGCCGTCGTGCGGCCGGGCGGCGACCCCGAGATCATCGACCCCGAAGCCGCCGCCGAGGCCGCTGCCGACTGA
- a CDS encoding GntR family transcriptional regulator, whose translation MPSAKIERHAAPLRLQVVTSLREDILEGVLAPGERLLENALCDSYGVSRTVVREALRQLESESLITMLPGRGPIVTVLEKHDIQALYQVRAALEGLAAELFARDASAEQAARMCALIESMEARYLHGTVETREESKEEFYSLLLEGAGNAVLENQLRGVHTRIGLFRRYAFIDEHRVAISMEELRQIVHELAVTRDPAAARRASEHHIQLAGELAVLEYTKRLQHTEEVSEIAI comes from the coding sequence ATGCCGAGCGCGAAGATCGAGCGTCACGCCGCACCGCTGCGTCTGCAAGTGGTGACGTCGCTGCGTGAAGACATCCTCGAGGGGGTGCTCGCCCCCGGCGAGCGGCTGCTCGAGAACGCGCTCTGCGACAGCTACGGCGTCTCCCGCACGGTGGTGCGCGAAGCGCTCCGGCAGCTCGAGAGCGAGAGCCTCATCACCATGCTTCCCGGTCGCGGCCCGATCGTGACCGTGCTCGAGAAGCACGACATCCAGGCCCTCTACCAGGTGCGAGCCGCGCTCGAAGGGCTCGCCGCCGAACTCTTCGCCCGCGACGCGAGCGCCGAGCAGGCGGCACGGATGTGCGCCCTCATCGAATCGATGGAGGCCAGGTACCTGCACGGCACCGTCGAGACCCGCGAGGAGAGCAAGGAGGAGTTCTACTCGCTCCTGCTCGAGGGCGCGGGCAACGCCGTGCTCGAGAACCAGCTGCGCGGGGTGCACACGCGCATCGGGCTGTTCCGCCGCTACGCCTTCATCGACGAGCACCGCGTCGCGATCTCGATGGAGGAGCTGCGGCAGATCGTCCACGAGCTGGCCGTCACCCGCGACCCGGCGGCGGCGCGCCGGGCCTCGGAGCACCACATCCAGCTCGCCGGAGAGCTCGCCGTTCTGGAGTACACCAAGCGCCTGCAGCACACCGAGGAGGTGTCGGAGATCGCGATCTGA
- a CDS encoding NAD-dependent succinate-semialdehyde dehydrogenase: MTTLTTEQAETATTTNATPTTDARTGSPRASVELRGHTIPTGLYLDGDWLPVESTFEVIDPATGGVIAEVADGTASDALAALAAADRAQDAWRHVAPRDRANLFHRAYAVLMSRADAIVETMTLESGKPLAEARGEFQLSTDFFLWYAEQVAHLHGTYAEGSRGGYRVVTTHQPVGPSLLITPWNFPLLMIARKAGAALGAGCTVVVKSAKETPLTCALFVEALHDAGFPPGVVNLVHTTRSADVSAAVMADARLRKVSFTGSTGVGSTLLKQAAPGIVNASMELGGDGPFVVLDDADVELAAQQAILCKFRNAGQACVAANRIIVHSAVAEEFTRRFVELTRELTVGDGFTAGVDVGPIISAKQRDGVAALVAALSEIDSELLTGGSPLGRDGYFFEPTVFKINDRDNEVCNQELFAPIATIYTVDSTTEAIRVANDTSYGLAAYVFTQDLSRAIAVSERLDSGMVGINRGIMADPAAAFGGVKSSGLGREGGHEAIYEFLEPKYLAITVDESKGLD; the protein is encoded by the coding sequence ATGACGACTCTCACCACCGAGCAGGCGGAGACGGCGACGACGACGAATGCGACGCCGACGACGGATGCACGCACCGGCTCCCCGCGCGCCTCGGTCGAGCTGCGGGGGCACACGATCCCCACGGGCCTGTACCTCGACGGCGACTGGCTGCCCGTCGAGTCGACCTTCGAGGTGATCGACCCGGCCACCGGTGGTGTGATCGCCGAGGTTGCCGACGGCACCGCATCCGACGCCCTCGCCGCGCTGGCCGCCGCAGACCGGGCGCAAGACGCCTGGCGCCACGTCGCCCCGCGCGACCGCGCCAACCTCTTCCACCGCGCCTACGCCGTGCTCATGTCGCGGGCCGACGCCATCGTCGAGACCATGACGCTCGAGAGCGGCAAGCCGCTCGCCGAGGCGCGCGGCGAGTTCCAGCTCTCGACCGACTTCTTCCTGTGGTACGCCGAGCAGGTCGCCCACCTGCACGGCACCTACGCCGAGGGCTCGCGCGGCGGCTACCGGGTCGTCACCACCCACCAGCCGGTGGGGCCGTCGCTGCTCATCACGCCGTGGAACTTCCCGCTGCTCATGATCGCCCGCAAGGCCGGAGCCGCGCTCGGCGCCGGCTGCACCGTCGTGGTGAAGTCGGCCAAGGAGACGCCGCTCACCTGCGCCCTCTTCGTCGAGGCGCTGCACGACGCGGGCTTCCCACCCGGGGTCGTGAACCTCGTGCACACCACCCGCTCGGCCGACGTCTCGGCGGCCGTGATGGCGGATGCGCGTCTGCGCAAGGTGAGCTTCACCGGTTCGACCGGGGTCGGCAGCACCCTGCTGAAGCAGGCCGCGCCCGGCATCGTGAACGCGTCGATGGAGCTCGGCGGCGACGGACCGTTCGTCGTGCTCGACGACGCCGACGTGGAGCTCGCGGCGCAGCAGGCCATCCTGTGCAAGTTCCGGAACGCCGGGCAGGCGTGCGTGGCGGCGAACCGCATCATCGTGCACAGCGCGGTGGCGGAGGAGTTCACCCGCCGCTTCGTCGAGCTCACCCGGGAGCTCACCGTGGGCGACGGCTTCACCGCGGGCGTCGACGTGGGCCCCATCATCTCGGCGAAGCAGCGCGACGGGGTGGCCGCGCTCGTTGCGGCCCTCTCCGAGATCGACTCGGAGCTGCTGACGGGCGGCTCGCCGCTGGGCCGCGACGGCTACTTCTTCGAGCCGACGGTCTTCAAGATCAACGACCGCGACAACGAGGTGTGCAACCAGGAGCTGTTCGCCCCCATCGCCACCATCTACACGGTCGACTCCACCACCGAGGCCATCCGGGTCGCGAACGACACCAGCTACGGCCTCGCTGCCTACGTGTTCACGCAAGACCTCTCGCGGGCCATCGCCGTGAGCGAGCGGCTCGACTCTGGCATGGTGGGCATCAACCGCGGCATCATGGCCGATCCTGCGGCCGCGTTCGGCGGCGTGAAGTCGTCGGGCCTCGGCCGTGAGGGCGGGCACGAGGCCATCTACGAGTTCCTCGAACCGAAATACCTCGCCATCACCGTCGATGAGAGCAAAGGACTGGACTGA
- a CDS encoding glycosyltransferase family 2 protein, with amino-acid sequence MSVVIPVKDDAERLRVCLDALGRQSVAPLEVVVVDNASTDDSAQVARAAGARVVREDRPGIPAAASAGYDAATGEVIARLDADSIPNADWVRAVAVSMARRPWLGAITGGARFSGGPRLLRRAGAALYLGAYQWALLLALGHPALFGSNLAMRRESWEAVRFAVHRSDTEVHDDLDLSFHLGGRFAVAFVPGIAVQISHRPLTDASSMRRRFARGFHTVFVHWPAELPWHRWRTVLARRRATRTERSTPVAESVLDTPRTAD; translated from the coding sequence GTGTCGGTCGTCATCCCGGTGAAGGACGACGCCGAGCGGCTCCGGGTCTGCCTCGACGCCCTCGGCCGGCAGAGCGTCGCGCCGCTCGAGGTGGTGGTGGTCGACAACGCGTCCACCGACGACAGTGCGCAGGTGGCCCGTGCCGCCGGTGCGCGGGTCGTGCGGGAGGATCGCCCAGGCATCCCCGCCGCGGCGTCGGCAGGCTACGACGCGGCGACGGGCGAGGTGATCGCGCGGCTCGATGCCGACAGCATCCCGAACGCCGACTGGGTGCGTGCGGTCGCGGTGTCCATGGCGAGGCGGCCCTGGCTCGGTGCCATCACGGGCGGAGCCAGGTTCTCGGGCGGGCCCCGCCTGCTCCGGCGGGCGGGCGCCGCGCTCTACCTCGGCGCATATCAGTGGGCACTGCTGCTGGCACTCGGACACCCCGCACTCTTCGGATCGAACCTGGCCATGCGCCGGGAGAGCTGGGAGGCCGTGCGCTTCGCCGTGCATCGCAGCGACACCGAGGTGCACGACGACCTCGACCTCTCGTTCCACCTGGGCGGCCGTTTCGCCGTCGCCTTCGTGCCCGGCATCGCGGTGCAGATCTCGCACCGCCCGCTCACCGACGCCTCCTCGATGCGCCGCCGCTTCGCGCGCGGCTTCCACACCGTCTTCGTCCACTGGCCGGCCGAGCTGCCCTGGCATCGCTGGCGCACGGTACTCGCGCGCCGTCGCGCCACCCGCACCGAGCGTTCGACGCCGGTCGCCGAATCGGTGCTGGACACGCCGCGAACGGCCGACTAG
- a CDS encoding alpha/beta fold hydrolase, translated as MTDTNAHSDTPGTPAPAPESHGLLGDTGLHVDDTGGSGRPVVLIHGWPLSGEAWKLQVPAFRDAGYRVVTYDRRGFGRSDKPLTGYGYDSLSDDLAAVLDELDLRDVTLVGFSMGGGEVARYLPRHGADRIRSVVFASAVPPYLLHLPGNPDGPLSAAEAAKMTAALTANQEKFYDDFTTTFFSVDGELAVTEQQRQEALELTKQAYKPAALEAMAAFAGTDFRDDLAAVTVPALVIHGDSDATVPFEGSGKRTHEAIAGSELYVVAGAPHGVNVSHAAEWNRAVLEFLAK; from the coding sequence ATGACCGACACCAACGCTCACTCCGACACCCCCGGCACCCCGGCCCCCGCCCCCGAATCGCACGGGCTGCTCGGTGACACCGGGTTGCACGTCGACGACACCGGTGGCAGCGGCCGCCCGGTCGTGCTGATCCATGGCTGGCCGCTGTCGGGCGAGGCCTGGAAACTGCAGGTTCCGGCGTTCCGCGACGCCGGCTACCGCGTCGTCACCTACGACCGCCGCGGCTTCGGGCGCAGCGACAAGCCGCTGACGGGGTACGGGTACGACTCGCTCTCCGACGACCTCGCCGCCGTTCTCGACGAGCTCGACCTGCGCGACGTCACCCTCGTCGGGTTCTCGATGGGTGGCGGCGAAGTCGCTCGCTACCTCCCCCGGCACGGCGCCGACCGCATCCGGAGCGTCGTCTTCGCCTCGGCGGTTCCGCCCTACCTGCTGCACCTGCCCGGCAACCCCGACGGACCGCTGAGCGCCGCCGAGGCCGCGAAGATGACGGCGGCGCTCACCGCGAACCAGGAGAAGTTCTACGACGACTTCACCACCACCTTCTTCTCGGTCGACGGCGAACTTGCCGTCACGGAGCAGCAGCGGCAGGAGGCGCTCGAGCTCACGAAGCAGGCCTACAAGCCCGCAGCACTCGAGGCGATGGCGGCGTTCGCGGGCACCGACTTCCGCGACGACCTAGCGGCGGTCACCGTGCCGGCTCTCGTCATCCACGGCGATTCGGATGCGACTGTACCGTTCGAGGGATCGGGCAAGCGCACCCACGAGGCGATCGCCGGTTCCGAGCTCTACGTCGTGGCGGGGGCGCCCCACGGCGTGAACGTGAGCCACGCCGCGGAGTGGAACCGAGCTGTGCTGGAGTTCCTGGCGAAGTAG